Within Sorangiineae bacterium MSr11367, the genomic segment TCCCCGGCTACACGCGGCGGGAGAAACTGGCCATTGCGCGCCAGCACTTGATCCCGAAGCAGATCGAGGATCACGGCATCACGCCGCAGCAGCTCGAGATCACGGATCCCGCGGTCGAGATCATCATCGACAACTACACGCGGGAAGCCGGTGTGCGTACGCTCGAGCGGCAGATCGCGAGCGTCATCCGCGGGGTTGCCGTCAAGATCGCCGAGGGGGACAACACCCCGCGCAAGATCGAAACGGAAGACCACCTCCGCGAGTTCCTCGGTCCGCAGCGCTACACCAGCGAGGTTGCGGAGCGTACGGAAGAAGCGGGCGTGGCGACCGGCCTTGCCTGGACCAGCGTGGGCGGCGAGATCCTCTTCATCGAGGCGACGCGCATGTTCGGCTCGGCGAAGCTGCAGCTCACCGGACAACTGGGCGAGGTCATGAAGGAGAGCGCCCAGGCCGCCCTGAGCTACGTGCGCTCCAACTCGGAGAGGTTCGGCATCAGCAAGGACTTCCTCGAGAAGAGCGACATCCACATCCACATCCCCGCCGGCGCCATGCCGAAGGACGGCCCGAGCGCGGGCGTGACGATGTTTACCGCCCTGGTGTCGATGCTCACCGGCGTCCGCGTCCGCCACGACGTCGCGATGACCGGCGAAATCACGCTGCGCGGACGGGTGCTGCCCATCGGCGGTCTCAAGGAGAAGGTGCTTGCGGCCCACCGCGCCGGCATCAAGCGGGTCATCGTGCCCGAGCGCAACAAGGCCGACCTCGACGAGGTCCCGGCCGAGGTCAAAGACTCGCTCGAGTTCGTCTTCGTGAAGAAGATGGAGGAAGTCCTCGACGCCGCACTGGAAGAGAAACTGGTGCCCAAGGCCGAGGAAAAAAAGGAAGCCCCAGCGTCCCCGAGTAACTGAGAGGGTTTAGGGGATAGGGTTTAGGGTTCAGGGAGAGAGGCTTCCTCCCCCTGAACCCTTTTCCTTTTCGGCTCCCTCTAAACCCTAACCCCTAACCCCTAAACCCTTCCTTTTTCGCGCTGCGTCGGGTGAAGTAGCTCGCATGAAAACGGTGCGGCTCGGGCTACTCGGTTGTGGGACCGTGGGCGGGGGCGTTGTTCGATTGATTCGGGAAAATGCCTCGGTTCTGGCGACCCGCGTTGGGGCCCCGCTGGAAATTGCCAAGGTGCTCGTTCGCGATCCCAACAAGGAGCGCGTGCCCGGTCTCGAGCGCGACCGCATCACGACGGACGCCGCGGCGGTGCTGGGCGATCCGTCGATTGACGTGGTCGTGGAGGTACTCGGCGGGGTCGATCCGGCGAAAGGCTACGTCGAGCAGGCCATCGACACGGGGCGCAGCGTGGTGACAGCGAACAAGATGCTCCTCGCCGTGCACGGACCCGAGCTGGTCGAGCGCGCGGAGAAGGCCGGCGTCGACTTGGCATTCGAGGCCTCCGTGGGTGGCGGCATCCCGGTCATTCGCACCTTGCGCGAGGCGCTCACCAGCGATGCGGTGACCCGGCTGTGCGGCATCGTCAATGGCACGTCGAACTACATCCTCACGCGCATGCGCCAGGACGGCTTGCCCTTCGTGACGGCGCTGAAGGAAGCGCAAGACAAAGGCTACGCCGAGGCGGATCCCGGGCTCGACGTCGACGGGCACGATGCCGCGCACAAGTTGGTCGTGCTGGCCATGCTGGCCTTCGGCGCCCGCGTGCCGCACGAGACGGTGTACACGGAGGGCATCCGCGACATCGAGCCGATCGATCACGAGTTTGCCGCGCGCTTCGGATACACGGTGAAGCACTTGGCCATCGGCCAGATGCGCGAGACGAATGGCAAGAAGAGCGTCGAACTTCGCGTGCACCCGGCGCTGCTGCCGACGCACACCACGCTCGCCAACGTGAACGGCGTGCTCAATGCGATTTTGCTCGAGGGGCGTGCCCTGGGACCATGCTTGCTCTCGGGGCGTGGGGCAGGGGATCTGCCCACCGCCGTGAGCGTCGTCGCGGACGTGGTGGACGTCGCGGGGGCTCGGCTCAGTGGCGCCGGCGGCAGGATGACACGCAGCGTGCGCCTCGCGGAGACACACCTCGCGCCCATCGACGACGCCGAGTGCGCGTACTACCTGCGCTTCCAAGTCTTCGACCGACCCGGGGTCCTCGCGCACATCGCGGGCGCCCTGGCCGAGGAGAACGTGTCCATCCTCGAGATGGTCCAGCGCGGCGGCGGCGATGCGCGCGGGGAGCCCGTGCAGGTCGTGATGATGACCCACGTCGCACGCGAAGGTGCCCTGCGCCGCGCGCTCGCGGCGGCGGCGAAGGGCGGCGACTACATCGCGAAGCCCACGCACGTCCTTCGGGTCGCGCCCGTGGGGTGAAACCGAGAATGTTGCCTAGGGTATGACGATTCCACACCGTTGCGGCATCGCGAGGTGGATTTTTCTATCCCAGGTCGCTACCCTTGAAAGCATGGGTAGCTCAGGCACCATCCAACCGGGGAACGAGGAAGGGCTTTCGCTCCCGCCTCCTCCCGTGGAAGGCGTCGGGGCTTCGGTCATTGAGGCGCACATCCTGGCGGTCTTGCGCCAGCACCGCGAACGCATCATGTCCGAGGTGGTGGACATCCTCTCGCGCAGCCGTCTGGCGCGGGTCGTGCGCGAGGCTGGCTCGGGCGCGCAGGCCACCACCGGCCTTTTGCGCGCGCTCGAGGAGCAACTCGAGGGCCGCAAAACGCCCACCCGAATGTTCTGGTTGGAAACCCTGTTTCCCAGTTTGATGGAGCGCGGTGTCACCTTGGTCGACATCGCCCGCGTCTCCACGCGCATTCACATCGCGCTGGTGCTGCTGCTCGTGTTGGAGCTCCCTCCCGAGCTGCGGCGGGCCGGCGGGGAATGGTTGGGCAACTTCTTCAGCGGGCTGCAGGCCGACATCACGCGCGAGTGCCGAAGGTCCTCGGAACCCCCCGCGAACTCATAAATCGATCTGCTCGGCCTCGGGGATCTGCTCGTCGCCCAGAAAGCGGCGCGCCATCTCGCTGAAGGAGCGCGGCACGTCGGTGGCGAACAGGCGCATCGTGCCCGCGCGTTCGCGCGGCGGCGCCAAGAGACCGCGGCTCGCGAGAAAGGAGCGCGTCTCCGCGGCGACCGTGGTGGCGCTGTCGATGACGCGCACATCGGGCCCCATCATCGCGTGCGCCTCCTCTTCGATCAGCGAGAAGAACAGCGGGTAGTGCGTGCACCCGAGGACGATGGCATCGACCCCGGCTCGGGCCAGCGGTTCCAAATAGCGGCGCACCGCCAGCCGCGGCACCTCGCCCTCGATCCAGCCTTCCTCGGCGAGGGGAACGAGAAGGGGAGCCGCCTGGCCGAACACCTCCGTGCGCGTCGACAGCGTGGTCACCGCGCGCGTGTACGCCTGCGAAAAAATCGTCCCCGGCGTGGCCAGAATGCCCACGCGGCCGGTCTTCGTCGCCGCCACCGCCGCGCGCGCCCCCGGCTCGATCACGCCGAGCACGGGAAGGTCCAAATCGATGCGCAATTGCTCCGGCGCCACCGCGCTCACCGTGTTGCACGCGATGACGATGGTCTTCACCCGATGGGATACGAGCTGGCGCGCACACGCGCCGGCGTACTTCACCACCGTGGCGGCGCCGCGGGTGCCATACGGAACGCGCGCCGTGTCGCCCAGGTACACGATGTCTTCGTGCGGGAGCACGGCCCGCAGTGCACGCACCACGGTGAGGCCGCCCAGGCCCGAATCGAAGACACCGAGCGGCGCCGCCCCAGGCCCGGCTTGCCGGGCCGTTGCTGGGTCCGTGTCGGCTTTCACTGCAGAAGCACCCTCGCCAGGACCGCGCAGCGCACGGCGACGCCCGCCTCCACCTGATCGAGAATCACGCTGCGGGCGCCGTCGGCCACGGCGTTGTCGAGCTCCACACCGCGGTTGATCGGCCCCGGGTGCATCACCAGCGCCTCGGGCTTGGCCAGGCGAAGGCGCCGCTCGTTCAGGCCGAAGGTGCGCGCATATTCGCGGGTCGTGGCCATCACCGTGCCGGCGAGGCGCTCGTTTTGAATGCGCAGCATCATCACGACGTCGGCACCCTCGATGGCGTCGTCGAAGCGATCGAACACGCGCACGGTGGGGCCGAGTACGGTGGGATCGCGCGGCATCATCGTGCGCGGCCCGCAGAGACGCACCTCGGTGCCCAGGGCACCGAGCAGGAGCGAATTGGAGCGGGCGACGCGCGAGTGCAAGATGTCTCCGCAGATAACGACGACCAATCCGTCGAGCTTCCCGAGCCGCTGACGAATGGTGAACGCGTCGAGCAGCGCCTGCGTCGGGTGCTCGTGCGAACCGTCGCCCGCGTTGACGATGCTCGCGCGCGTGTGCCGCGACACGAAGTGCGGTGCGCCCGAGTGCGCGTGGCGGAGCACGATGGCGTCGCTCCCCATGGCCTCCAGGTTTTTCACCGTATCGAGCAAGGTTTCGCCCTTGGTGACGCTGGAGGTCGACGCGGCGATGTTCACCACGTCGGCCCCGAGCCGCTTTCCAGCGAGCTCGAACGACGTGCGCGTGCGCGTCGACGACTCGTAGAACACGTTGAGAATCGTTTTCCCTCGCAGAACACCGCGCGTCACGATCGGATCGTGAGGGTGCGCGTACCGGGTCGCTTCATCGAGAAGGGACGTGATGTCGTTCGCGGAGAGCCCATCGATGCCGAGCAGATGGCGCATGATCGGGGGGGCTTTTAGCAGAGCCTCCACGTCTCCTCAATTCAGGCCGCTCAATTCAGATAGCGCTTGTCCTTTGGCGGCCGCCGCTTCCGAAGCTCGTCGTCCGCACCGCCCTGCACCACGCGCAGAAGCGGAGCACCCGCCCGGCGGGACGGGGAGGTGGTGCTCTTGGTCTTGCCCGAGGCCGGCGGGCTCAACGGAACCGACGGCGCCCCTGCCTGACGGCGCAGCAGCGCCAGCTTGATGCGCAGGTACGTCGCGCGAACCACCGACGGCGTTCCCCCGAGCAGCACACCCACGAGGACGCCACCGAACGGGGAGAGCACGCCCTCGGGAACGCCGTCCGGGTAGACGAGGCCGAGCAAACACATTGCGATGGTGAACCAGAAGAACTGGCGCCCGGTCACTGGAACGAGGAAGAACAGCCGTACCGTCTGCTGCGCATTCACCTTCGACCATGCGATGGCGATCGCGGTGATGCCGGCGGTGCTCCCGAACATCATCCGAGGGTGAAGCGCGGCGGGCCCGCCGGGAATCGCCCGATCGACGGCAATCGAAAGCAGAAAGCCTGCGACCAGCGCAATCCCGACGAATCGAATGAAGCGCCACGTTCCCCAGCGCCGCTCCAGATCCGGCGAGAGGAAGTAGAACGCCATCAACGTGAAAAGCAGGTGCCCCAACCTGGCCGGCGACGTCAGAAGGCCGGCGGTGAACAGCCGCCATACCTGACCGTCCAGTACGCTGTCACTCGAGGCGGTGAGCGCGAGAAAGAGGCTCTGTCCGCCGGGCAGATAGCTGTAGGCGATGGCAAGAGAGATCCCGAGAATCGCTACCACCAGGAGCAGGACCTTCAAGCCCGGGCCGGGGCGAGGTAGTGCCAGAGTAACCCTCTCGTCCATTGATCTTCACTCTAATGTCGCCATCGTGGATCGCAAAGCCAGCATGAAAATACGTAGCAAGTTGCTACATCGGCGCCTTCGTCTTTTCTCCGATGGCCGCGCGTTACCCTGCGAGGCGGGTGAGGAGCTCTTTGCGGGCGGCCCCGTAGGGTGGCATCACCTGAAGTAGGCCCAAGGTGACCTGCTCGGTCATCGCGCTGATCCCGGCCTGGGTCGTGGGGGGAACGTCGACCGCATAGCCCCGCTGCAGGGCATCGGTGGCGGTGGCCTTGATGCCGACTTCGGTCAGGCAGCCGGAGAGAACCAGGGTATCGCAGCGCAGTTCGTCCAGGACGGCCTGCAAATCGGACCCGGAGAATGCGCTGTACGTGCGCTTTTTCACGATCCGATCGCCCGGTTGCGGTGCGACCTCGGGCCAGATGTCGTTCCCGCCGGAGCCACCGACCGCGTGGACGCCCCACAGGTCCAGATCGGGATCGTCGGGCTGGTGCTCGTCGACGATGTACACGACGGGTACCCCTTGGCTGCGGCATTCGCGCAGCTTTTCCGCCAGCGCTGGCACGATCTCGCGCGCCCTCGGCACTTCGAGGATGCTGCCCTCGGCCAGGTGATCGTGAATCATATCCAGCACCAGGAACGCCGATCTTGGCCGTTCCGCACGCTTGGCGCGAAAGCTCGCCAGGACCCGGCTGCGTAGGGACGGCGAGGCGGCTGGCGCGGGCGCGTTCTCGCCCAGGATCCCGCTTGCGGGGCCGTTCTCGACTGCGGCCAGCGCGAATGACGCCAGGGTGCGCTCCACCTCCAGGTAGGCGGCGCGCTCTTCCTCGGTGAGCGTGCCCAAGAATGCGGCCGTGAGCGGTTCGGGACGTCCCGCGAGGACGAGTTGTAGCAGGCGGGCATACCGATCATTCACGTCGCACCTCGAGCACTCCCAGCGTTCTTGACCACTACGTTCGGCGAGTCATTTTGGACCGACGCCACGAGCGCTTCCCTCAACGTTGCGATGGCCCGGGCCGCCCGCGACTTGACGGTTCCCAACGGAACGCCGTGAAGTTCTGCGATTTCGCTGTAGGAGAGGCCCTGGAAGAAGGCCGCTTCGAGCGTGAGCCGCTGGTCCTCCGGGAGCGCCCCGAACGCCTCGCGAAACCTGTCGTTCATGTGCAGAAAATCGACGGGCGGCGCCTCCGCCGTCTCCGTGCGCGCCTCCGCCCGGACCGCCTCGCGCACCCGTTTGAGCCGATTCTGCCGGCGCAGGCGATCGATGGCCAGGTTGCGCGTGATGGTCACGAGCCAGGTCCGCAAACGCCCGCGCGCCGGATCGTAGCGGCGTGCCTGTTCGCAAAGGCCCATGAAGGCGTCGTGAACCAGGTCTTCCGCTTCGGCGCGGTCGTGAACGATGCGCAGCGCGATGGCCAGCAGCGCATCGGCGTGGCGATCGTACAGCGACGCAAGCGCATCGACGTCGCCTTCGGCTACGCGAAGGATGAGTGCTGCATCGAGCGATTCGGACGGATCCGCCTCCACCACCACGCCGTCGTTTATATCACGTGCCTCACTGCACGGGATCGCACGTGGCCGTCGTCGTCACGAACGGGGCAACCGAACCGCGGCAGGTCGTGCGGCCCAGCGACGCCGGTCCTGCGTCGCCCTGGGGCGCTCCGAGCAGCTCGACATCGATCGTGTGATCGGCGGGCGCCTTCACGCGCGCGAGGCGCACCTCGGCGGGGCAGGTGACCACGATGCCTGGGTTCGGGATCGTGCCGCCATCGCCTGCATCGCCCGCGTCGACGGGGAGCGCGGCATCGCCTGCATCTCCTGCGTCACCCGCATCGCCTGCATCGCGACCGGGGCCTGCGTCGCCTGCATCCGCGCCGGCGTCGGCGGGCGGTTGGGCTGTAGGAATCCCGCGGAGCGATGCTCGAATCGAGACTGCGCCGGCGTTGCAGCCCGCGGGCGTCCCATCTTGCCGGGTGAACGAGGCGGGGAGCACGATGATCCCATCGCTTCCCGCATCGCGGAGCGGCTCGCAGACGGCGACGACTTCCACGTCGGACTGCTGCGTGGTCTGACAGGCCGTCACCCAGGTGAAGTTCAGGGTCCGACCCGCCCAGAAGCGATCGAACTGATGCTCGGCGGCGGTCACCTGGTTCACCACGGTCGCGACGGCGCTGCCGTCGCCGAAGGTCTTCGCATTGAAGGCGTAGACGTCGACCTCGAAATCCAAAAAGCCGCTGTCCGCGGCCGGGGCGAGCGCTTGAAACACCCCGTCGGCAAAGCAGTCGTACGTGGCGGCGGCGCGCACCTTGCCGTCGGTGTCCGTGACCACGGCCGTGTATTTGTAAACCTGCGTATCGCCCGGGCCGCAGCCTTTGCCGGCGGTGATGACGTCCGACCGGACCTGGATGCCCGTGATCGGGTCGATGGGGTACGTCGTCCCGGTGTCCGTGCAGGCGACCGCCAACACGGAGAACGCGAGGTACGCAGAAAGGGAGCCAATAAGAAGGAGCAAAAAGCGAAGCCGCACGGGCAGAGCTCTTACCACGCCTCCAGCGTTAAGTTACAGCGCACAGTAGGACTGAATTTGCGCCGAACAGTCCGCATAGGTTCGCTCGGAGCTCCTCGCGCGGACGGTGCATGCACCCCGCCAGCAAACGTCCTGGCCCAGATACCCGGTGATGTCGAAGGTGTACGTGCGGCCCCCGCGCATGTCCTCGAAGCGAATGGGCTGCTGGCAGCCGGCGGTGGCTTGTTCGCCCGTCTCCCGGGCGCGCACGGTCCAGGAAAAACCGGGGCCCTGGCTGCAGCTGTAGCCGATGTTGGTCGTCTCCTCGAACTGAATTTCGGTCTCGTCGTACCAGCCGTCGACCGTGCAACCGAGGCCGGCGAGCGGTGTCAGCAAGAGTGCTCCAAGACCGACAAGCGCAGAAAAGCTTTGGCGGGCCATCTTCCGCGTATCTTCCCCCGGCACGGGGACCGCGCCAGCGCAAACGCAACCGATGCACGCCCGCGCGCGCCAACGCGACCGGCCGCGGCGGAATTCGCCCCGCAATTGACATCTACGGAAGGGGCGGGGCATGGTGCGGCCATGCTCGGAGAAAAACTATGCAATCGGTAGCCGGCGGGGCGATCCACGCCGTTCACGCGTTCGCGGCGGCGGTACAGCCTGGCGGTGCCGGCGGTGGCGGGAAACCCGACGCGCCCAAGCTCGATCCCGTGCAGCTCGTCCTGCACGCTTCGGCACCGGTCAAGGCGGTGCTCATCGTGCTGGTCGTCTTCTCGCTGTGCTGCTGGGTGGTCATCGGTGCCAAGTTTCTCCATCTGCGCCGCGCCCGCGCCGAATCGCATCGCTTTTTGAAGACGTTCGACGCCGCCCAGAATTTCGAGTCGATGGCCAATGGGCTGTCGGCCTTCCGCGGCTCGCCGTTCGCGCGAATTTTCGCCACGGGCTACGACGAGATGATGCGCATGACCGGCGGCCAGCGTCAGCGCTTGGGCGACGCCGAGGGCACGCACGTCGAAACGGCCACCCGGCGCGCCGCCGCACGCGAGGTCACGCACCTCGAATCGTGGATGACGCTCTTGGGCACCATCGGTTCGACGGCCCCGTTCATCGGTCTTTTCGGCACGGTTTACGGCATCATGGACGCGTTCTTGAGCATCGGGAACCAGCAGAACGCGAACCTCCCCGTCGTGGCGCCGAAGATCGCCGAGGCCCTCATCGCGACGGCCATCGGCCTCGTGGCCGCCATCCCCAGCGTCATGGCGTACAACTACTTCGCGCGCCGCGTTCAGGAGCTTGCCGACAGCCTCGAAGGCTTTGCTGCCGACGTGGCCGCCCGCGCCAAACTGGGAGGCATTTAGTCCGCCATGGCCATGGGCGCATCGGCAGGCGGCGTTGCAGGCCGCAGCCGCCGCATGGGCGGCATGAACGAGATCAATGTGACGCCGCTCATCGACGTCATGCTGGTGCTCCTGGTCATCTTCATGGTGACCGCACCGCTCCTCACCACCGGTGTCGAGGTCGATCTTCCGAAGGCCAAGAGCGGCCCGATGGTGGCCGACGACACGAAGCTGCTCATCATCGTTACCGCGGACGAGCACGTCTATCTGGGCAAGGACGAGATCACCGGTGCCATCGAAGACCGATTGACGAACAACGCGCGTCTGAAGGAGGAGAAAGAGGTCTACATCCAAGCAGACGAAGGCGTAAAATATGGTGCCGTTCTGCGTGTCATGGCGGCCGCCCGCACCGCAGGCGTCGAAAAGCTTGGAATGATCACCGATCCACTGGAAGTTAAGTAACCGAGCGAAAGGTGTTCGTGCGAAGCGTATTACGCACGCGCAATTGAATTCTCATCATGGCAACGCGGTTGGCTTGGAGGACGGCGTACGAGTCGGACGAGGTGGCGCTGGGTATTGCGTTGGCCATCGCGCTGCACGCGATTCCCATTGCGGCGTTGATTCTCAAGGCGATGTACCCCTCGCTCGGCGAGGAGGAGAAGCCCCTCGTCGAGAAGCCCGTGGTCGCGGCCAGCTTGCTGAAGTTGGGCAAGCCCATGGATCCATTGAAGCTGCCCGATCGCATCGTGCCGCGTGCCCGCACCGCGCCGAAGCACGAGATCGTGGCCTCGCGTGAAGAGAAGAAAAAGGACATTCCCGATGCAGGGCCGCCTCCGCCGCTCGCCCAGGAGTCGGACATCACGCGCCTCGTGAACAAGAGCGATCCGTTCGCGGAGGATGCGGGCAAAGATCGTCCCGAGGAAGGTCACGCGGGCGGTGTGAAAGAGGGGCAGGAGACCGATCCGAACAAGGTGAAAGCGGGCGACATGTACGCTCTGCAGCTGCAACAATTTTTCAGGGATCGCTGGGCCATTCCGAGTGTGATCTCGAAGGGCGAATCCGCGAAACTCTGTGCAGTTTTTCAGATCAGCATTGATCGCCGCATGACCATCTGGCACCTCAGAAGCACGCCGGCGCGAGCCAGCGGCAACGATCTGTTCGACGACTCGGTACGATCTGTGTTTCAAAAGCTGATGGATGATCGAACGCCGTTGCCTGAGCCACCACCGGAGGCTGCGGAGACCTACCGCGGGCGCGCGGTTAATGTTCAGATGACGGAAAGCGGAGATCCTTCGAAATGCCGATGACCGATCTTGTCTTCTTGGGCCTGCCGAAAAAAAAGACGTTCGCTTTCATGGCGGCGGCATGCGTAGGCGGCACATTCTTGTTCGTCGCCGCAACGGATTCTCCAGCGAATGCGCAGCAACCGGCCGGCGCATCGAGTGCACTGCCCACAGTGTCGCAGCCCACGGGTGGCACGGTCACGACCATCACCGTCGGCGGTGGTAACCGCGCACTGTTCAAGATTGCCGTTCCGCCGCTCGTCGGCGAACGCGAGACGTCGAACACGGTCGTCGACGTGGCGAGCAAAGATTTCACCCTGTCGAGCATTTTCCAAGTGCTCGATCCGAAGAGCTTCACC encodes:
- a CDS encoding homoserine dehydrogenase; this encodes MKTVRLGLLGCGTVGGGVVRLIRENASVLATRVGAPLEIAKVLVRDPNKERVPGLERDRITTDAAAVLGDPSIDVVVEVLGGVDPAKGYVEQAIDTGRSVVTANKMLLAVHGPELVERAEKAGVDLAFEASVGGGIPVIRTLREALTSDAVTRLCGIVNGTSNYILTRMRQDGLPFVTALKEAQDKGYAEADPGLDVDGHDAAHKLVVLAMLAFGARVPHETVYTEGIRDIEPIDHEFAARFGYTVKHLAIGQMRETNGKKSVELRVHPALLPTHTTLANVNGVLNAILLEGRALGPCLLSGRGAGDLPTAVSVVADVVDVAGARLSGAGGRMTRSVRLAETHLAPIDDAECAYYLRFQVFDRPGVLAHIAGALAEENVSILEMVQRGGGDARGEPVQVVMMTHVAREGALRRALAAAAKGGDYIAKPTHVLRVAPVG
- the murI gene encoding glutamate racemase, with protein sequence MKADTDPATARQAGPGAAPLGVFDSGLGGLTVVRALRAVLPHEDIVYLGDTARVPYGTRGAATVVKYAGACARQLVSHRVKTIVIACNTVSAVAPEQLRIDLDLPVLGVIEPGARAAVAATKTGRVGILATPGTIFSQAYTRAVTTLSTRTEVFGQAAPLLVPLAEEGWIEGEVPRLAVRRYLEPLARAGVDAIVLGCTHYPLFFSLIEEEAHAMMGPDVRVIDSATTVAAETRSFLASRGLLAPPRERAGTMRLFATDVPRSFSEMARRFLGDEQIPEAEQIDL
- a CDS encoding aspartate carbamoyltransferase catalytic subunit, whose amino-acid sequence is MRHLLGIDGLSANDITSLLDEATRYAHPHDPIVTRGVLRGKTILNVFYESSTRTRTSFELAGKRLGADVVNIAASTSSVTKGETLLDTVKNLEAMGSDAIVLRHAHSGAPHFVSRHTRASIVNAGDGSHEHPTQALLDAFTIRQRLGKLDGLVVVICGDILHSRVARSNSLLLGALGTEVRLCGPRTMMPRDPTVLGPTVRVFDRFDDAIEGADVVMMLRIQNERLAGTVMATTREYARTFGLNERRLRLAKPEALVMHPGPINRGVELDNAVADGARSVILDQVEAGVAVRCAVLARVLLQ
- a CDS encoding rhomboid family intramembrane serine protease; its protein translation is MDERVTLALPRPGPGLKVLLLVVAILGISLAIAYSYLPGGQSLFLALTASSDSVLDGQVWRLFTAGLLTSPARLGHLLFTLMAFYFLSPDLERRWGTWRFIRFVGIALVAGFLLSIAVDRAIPGGPAALHPRMMFGSTAGITAIAIAWSKVNAQQTVRLFFLVPVTGRQFFWFTIAMCLLGLVYPDGVPEGVLSPFGGVLVGVLLGGTPSVVRATYLRIKLALLRRQAGAPSVPLSPPASGKTKSTTSPSRRAGAPLLRVVQGGADDELRKRRPPKDKRYLN
- a CDS encoding cysteine hydrolase; its protein translation is MNDRYARLLQLVLAGRPEPLTAAFLGTLTEEERAAYLEVERTLASFALAAVENGPASGILGENAPAPAASPSLRSRVLASFRAKRAERPRSAFLVLDMIHDHLAEGSILEVPRAREIVPALAEKLRECRSQGVPVVYIVDEHQPDDPDLDLWGVHAVGGSGGNDIWPEVAPQPGDRIVKKRTYSAFSGSDLQAVLDELRCDTLVLSGCLTEVGIKATATDALQRGYAVDVPPTTQAGISAMTEQVTLGLLQVMPPYGAARKELLTRLAG
- a CDS encoding sigma-70 family RNA polymerase sigma factor, producing the protein MVVEADPSESLDAALILRVAEGDVDALASLYDRHADALLAIALRIVHDRAEAEDLVHDAFMGLCEQARRYDPARGRLRTWLVTITRNLAIDRLRRQNRLKRVREAVRAEARTETAEAPPVDFLHMNDRFREAFGALPEDQRLTLEAAFFQGLSYSEIAELHGVPLGTVKSRAARAIATLREALVASVQNDSPNVVVKNAGSARGAT
- a CDS encoding MotA/TolQ/ExbB proton channel family protein; the encoded protein is MQSVAGGAIHAVHAFAAAVQPGGAGGGGKPDAPKLDPVQLVLHASAPVKAVLIVLVVFSLCCWVVIGAKFLHLRRARAESHRFLKTFDAAQNFESMANGLSAFRGSPFARIFATGYDEMMRMTGGQRQRLGDAEGTHVETATRRAAAREVTHLESWMTLLGTIGSTAPFIGLFGTVYGIMDAFLSIGNQQNANLPVVAPKIAEALIATAIGLVAAIPSVMAYNYFARRVQELADSLEGFAADVAARAKLGGI
- a CDS encoding biopolymer transporter ExbD — translated: MAMGASAGGVAGRSRRMGGMNEINVTPLIDVMLVLLVIFMVTAPLLTTGVEVDLPKAKSGPMVADDTKLLIIVTADEHVYLGKDEITGAIEDRLTNNARLKEEKEVYIQADEGVKYGAVLRVMAAARTAGVEKLGMITDPLEVK
- a CDS encoding TonB C-terminal domain-containing protein → MATRLAWRTAYESDEVALGIALAIALHAIPIAALILKAMYPSLGEEEKPLVEKPVVAASLLKLGKPMDPLKLPDRIVPRARTAPKHEIVASREEKKKDIPDAGPPPPLAQESDITRLVNKSDPFAEDAGKDRPEEGHAGGVKEGQETDPNKVKAGDMYALQLQQFFRDRWAIPSVISKGESAKLCAVFQISIDRRMTIWHLRSTPARASGNDLFDDSVRSVFQKLMDDRTPLPEPPPEAAETYRGRAVNVQMTESGDPSKCR